The Sorangiineae bacterium MSr11954 DNA segment AGAGGGAGCTCGTCGATCACGCGACCACCACCATCGCGCTCCGCACGACGCTCGCGGCGCGGGAGCAGCAGCTCGTGCGCACCAGCCGCGAGCTGGAAGAGGCCAAGAAAAATGGCGCCAGGGCGCTGGGCGAGAAGACGGAGGCCCAGCGGCAAGGCGACGAGCTCACCGCAAAAGCCGCGCGCGAAAAGGCGGAGCTCACCGGCCTGCTCGCCGCGCGCGACGCGCGCATCGCGGAGCTCGAAGAGGCGCTCGTGGACGCGCTCGCGGCCCGCGAAGCCGAAGAAGCCCTGCCCGATCCGGACGAGCGGATCGCCAGCCTCGTCGTGGAGCTCGAGGAGCGCGACGCGCTCGTGGAGGAGCTCGAACGCGCCCTCACCGCGCAGCGCATGGCCATCGCCAAACGCGACGCAACCTTGGCCGCGCTGGGGGCCTCGCCCGAGAGCGCGCTCCCCGACGCGTTCTAACTCCTTCTGACGTCTTCTGACGTCTTCGAACGCTTTCTAACGCCCTCGAACACCTTCTGACGTCTTGTGACGTCTCGTAACGTCTTCGAGCACCTTCGAGCTCGAACTGGTTTCCTCTAACCCTGAATCGGCGGCTCGGTGGCGACATGCCGCTGCAGAGCCGCCGCCTCGTCGCGCGTGCGCTTGATCAAGACGCCGGCGCTGACCAAGAGCCATACGAGGATGGCCGCCCCGCCGACCACGAACACCGCGCGGTACGCGGTCACGGGATCGGTCGCGCGTTGAACGGACGCCGAGACGATCCCGGCCGCGGTCGGGCCCAACAACATGCCAAGGCAACCGGCGCCGTGGATCGAGGCCATGACCGTCGCGCGCTCCTCCGCCAGGCCGAAGGTGGTCGCGTACGATAGAACCGGCACGAATATCATCGACGAGCCAATCCCGAAGAGCAGCAGGCTGGCGCCGATCCCGTTGCGCGGCACCCATCCGAGCGCGACCAGCACCGCCGCGCATGCGAGCGCACCGCCGGCGAGCACGGCAGCACGTGGAACACGATCGAGCATGCGCCCCGCAGGGTATGCGAAGAGCGCAAATGGAATCGTGACCAGCGAAAAGAGAATACCAATGGTGCGATCGGAATAGCCGTGCGCGCGATGCGCAAAGAGCGCGAACGTCACCACGATGCAGCCGATCGCAAATCGCGCGACGAAGGCCGCGCCCAGGGCCATCCAGAGATCGGGCTCCCGAGCAAGGATGAGCCGGATCGTCGCGGCCCTCGGCCGCGATCCATGCGCAGCCGAGGCGCGCTCGCCCAAGGTGGCGGCGACGGCCAGCGCCAGAAAACTAGCGGCTGCAAATGGCAACCGTGCGTCGAACGACACCAACAATCCGCCCAAGAAGCTCCCGCACGCAATTGCGGAGACGACCGATAATGCCGCCATCCCCGTAACCCGCCCGCCGTCGGTATTTGCACGGGCGACGGCGTCGCCCATCAGCATGGAAGCGGCGCCGACGTGCATGGCGCCTTCGAGGGTCCGCAGCACCAACAACGGATAGGTCGGGATGCGCAGCGCGAACGCCGCGAGCAGAATGGCATCGAGGATGACGATGAGCACCAGCAGCGCGCGCCCGCGGCCGCGCGCATCGTCGGCGCGTCCGAGCCATGGGGCGCCAATGGCTCCGCCGAGCATGTTGGCGGCCATGAATGCATGCATCGCGCCCTCATTTCCGCCATGGTACATCGCGAACAGCGGCCGGATCGCTGGAGTGACCAGGGTCGCTGGTAACATCTGCGCAAAAAGGCGCAGGCAGAGTGGCATGAGACGAGCTTGCATCCGTTTGCGCTCAGCAACCCGTATGCCCTTCGTTGGTGCGCGATCGGAGCTCGTCAAGATGACAACGAACGTTATTCCGGCGTGGCGAAAACCGCAACGCGGGTTACATCCTAGGGACCCGTGATCGGCATATCCCATCTTCGCGCCCTGCAGGGGGTCGGAGCGCAGCAACCCGGTCGTCGGAGAAGGTAAGATGTCAGAGGATAGCCGCTATGATTGGGGCGGGTCGCGCGGAGCTCGTCGCGGGCACGTCGGATTGATCTCGCGCTCGGCGGATCTGCTCGAGCGCGTCGAGTCGGTGGCGGCGCAGTGCGGGACCGTGGTGAACGTGGCCTCGGACGTGGCGTCGGCGCGCGAGCTGCTCATCGCGCCCGACTACGCCGTCAAGATCGTCGACCGCGTCTCGCTGGGTCTTTTGCCGGGGGCCGCGTGCGCCGGATGCGCCGTGCTCGATACCGTCTTTCGTGAGGCGACGATCTCGTTGCTCGTGGGCCCGCGGGCCGGAGACGACGCCGGCACCATTCAACGTTACGCACCGACGGAGCTGGAGCCGCTCGTCCACGAGGTGCGATCGATCCTCTTGCGCAACGAGGGAGCCAAGACGCTCGAGCTGGAGATCGTGGGCACGTCGGCGTCGATTCGAGCCGTGCGCGAGCAGATCGAGCTCGTCGCGCCGTACCGCGAGATCTCGGTCATGTTGCTCGGGGAGACGGGCACCGGCAAAGAGCTCGTCGCCCAAGCGATCCACCGGCTCGGCGCCCCGCCGGGCGCGCCGTTCGTGGCGATCAACTGCGCCGCGGTGCCGGAGAGCCTCTTCGAAAGCGAACTGTTCGGGCACGAGGCGGGCGCCTATACCGGCGCGCGCGGAGCACGGGTCGGGCTGTT contains these protein-coding regions:
- a CDS encoding MFS transporter, with translation MQARLMPLCLRLFAQMLPATLVTPAIRPLFAMYHGGNEGAMHAFMAANMLGGAIGAPWLGRADDARGRGRALLVLIVILDAILLAAFALRIPTYPLLVLRTLEGAMHVGAASMLMGDAVARANTDGGRVTGMAALSVVSAIACGSFLGGLLVSFDARLPFAAASFLALAVAATLGERASAAHGSRPRAATIRLILAREPDLWMALGAAFVARFAIGCIVVTFALFAHRAHGYSDRTIGILFSLVTIPFALFAYPAGRMLDRVPRAAVLAGGALACAAVLVALGWVPRNGIGASLLLFGIGSSMIFVPVLSYATTFGLAEERATVMASIHGAGCLGMLLGPTAAGIVSASVQRATDPVTAYRAVFVVGGAAILVWLLVSAGVLIKRTRDEAAALQRHVATEPPIQG